The nucleotide sequence AGTggggttaataaaaaaattacactcaTCCCAATCCAATTAAAGAAGTTTTGAGAATAGCAATAGGATGCTTTTTACTCATAAACTATCCCAGATTTAATCGGTTCATTTGGTATAAAATTCTAATAGGATTGCACAATCTCTTTTCCACTCCCATTGCTTAGGAAATCAAAGATGAAAGAAAGAAAGGAAAGAACATGAGCACGGCCACCCCCGCTGTACGTGTAGAGAAAATCAATCTTCAACGATTACGTAGCCATTAGGTAAGCAATTGTTTTACGCTATAATAATCAGAGGATACTGCGATTAACGGGCGACATAACGCATTGGCGTAGTACCTAAATGTTGCCAAAACTTTCAGTTACGTAAGATAATAATTGCAAAAGTGGATGTAACTTTTGCATGGGATatttaaatttgttatttcatgaTTAAATCGAGTTGAATTTTATGATTAAATCTTCATAAAAAATAGATGAGGGAAAGATcttaaatatttgatatttttttgataaatgtGAGATTTGCAAACCTGTAGCATTATGGCAAAAGTTGATATGTCAGTCTAGCCTAATTTTTCAGTAGAGCATTTTGAAAGTTTGAAAGGCCCTCTAAATTCTTGAAATTTTCAGAGCGAGATGCCAATGTGATTTTCAACTTACCACATTAACGGTGTAACGAAATGTATTAACTGGTATTAGATAATTGTTTAGTGAACAcctttttttaatgattttctttaAGAGTTTTACCTTCACCCAGGGctgccgagagggatgagcgggccccggtaaaaagtgaagggcgggcccctggcaaaaagtgaagagcgaaaaaaattgtttaatttttatagaaatcaaattattaataataaataataagaaacatttcaaatataaattttattgaattttgattTTTGGTATatacacacaacgcaaaagtctaaggatattttaataatttgacaaTACCAATGACAGAAATCTCATGACCATATAAATTTGCTTGTACTATAATTGTTGATACAGACACTcactttttatcaaaaaaaaattgtaaaactgaTAGCAGTACGtgttttagaatgttttttataagggacaaaaaaatcgacattgttatgttttgtttatttttaattttagtcactttatACCATTCTTACTTAATAGGTGAATCAAAGATATTGTCTTTTTACCATGCAACGACAACATTTAACGTTGGACGAGATAATTAGAGCCGTGGGCCTCCTTCAAGCTGGTATGCGACAAACTCAAGTTGCTGACCAGCTGGGTGTCTCCCAAAGCGTCGTAAGTCGTTTGTGGCGTCGGTTTAGAGGCAGAAGCCAGAAGCTGCCAGAAGGCAGCCAACAATCACAGCACCCGAGCTGGTTAATGAATTACAGCTTGCACATAATGTAACAATTAGCCGCAGTACTGTGAGGAATCGTCTCCATGAAGCCAATCTTCGTAGTCGGCGACCACTGAGATGTCCACCTCTATCTAGAGGCAATCGCGCTGCAAGACTAATCTGGTGTCAAGAGTTTCAGAATTATACTGACGATGACTGGGCCACAGTTTTTTTAGTGACGAGTCTAGATATGGATTTCATCCAGATTCTCGTCGGACAAGAGTTTGGAGACGACCGGGAAATGGAGAACGATTACGACATCTTCAAGAAGTGTATGCATACAGAGGTGGTACATTAATGGTATGGGGCGGAATCATGATTGACGGAAGAACTGACCTCATTTTTCCACGTGGCTTTCTCAGAAGTCAGCAATATTTGGACACTATTCTTCAACCTGTTGTGCGCCCGTTTGCTGCTGCTGTTggagaaaatttttactttatgcATGATAACGCTCGACCACATATTGCGCATATTGTAAAAAACTGATTGGATAACGAGGGTATTGATGTATTGCCGTGACCAGCACAATCACCGGACTTGAATCCCGTAGAGCATGTGTGGGACATGCTCCAACGAAGAATTACTCCACATATGGGCAATATCTACAATGAGTTTCAATTAAAAGAGCTTCTGAGAGAACAATGGACACAACTACCTCAAGCAGACATTAACAATGTGATTCGGAGCATGAACAGTAGATGTCGAGCTGTGATAAGCCAACATGGTGGCCAtactttattttaagtttatatttcgtatttttgacattttatgcAGATATGTGaaacatggatgatttgaaatatattttttttgctccaattttctgttttttttttgcaatttatggtttttgacatattaaacaacaatttaaactacaaattttgtattactttttttaagttaattacagataaacaaaatacgtctatttataaaaatatccctagacttttgcgttgtgtgtatatttataatagtgataatatttatattacaggtgcttttcgagttttctgTTTGGCAAAAATGtgtctaatttttgaaaaatcccATGTTTTTGCTAAAACATTCTCAATTCACAAGGATGATAGGCAACTAACCGATCCTATTTCATTGTAGCTATCATTACCTCATATAATTTTTTATgcgaaaaagaaaactaaagaatCTTTCTGCTTCTGTGACTGTCACcagtaatgtgcaaaatattcttaatGCAATAATGATTcaaatttgagatgtttaatcttattaagcaaatatattggagaaagttgagattcaccaatattatccttgtatatcgctctcaaatgaaaaatttcatctatcaattcttcactgatTCTTCTTTATAAAACTTGCACAATAAAtactgtaacaaaataattattgacctaccctcgtataccagctcccgtcttaGCACAggcagaacactatcgatgtttcgagatacgccgatgcagcgccgatgacgtgcaagcggtcacatggacatagctggagatatatagatatttctggaatatctgtatcgcatatataaataggacatatttgtaaatagagttagtcttaagctaaagtttgtaaagtaaacttgtataaataaaaataaagtcgtatataaattacgaaccgctagttttattgtaattagaagtaattacagtaaataaccgctacagtggtgttaacggtgtggagtgtaaataaatgaaaagtgaaaaaaaaaagacttttgaactttattcgtcgagaataatcggagtgcgttgattgttcggtattcggaaagacttagacattttgaaaagtacgtgtgtgccgaccaaagatgttgctacaagaactgaccataaaacagctccgtgaacaattagaagagtacgaattagacagcagtgggtgcaagatagtcctacaagcacgactcaaggatgtcctcacgaagaacggagatgacccagagacgttccacttccagtcagcagagcaagtaatcttatcgaaattaaaaactgtttctgaaacgatcgatgaaacttctagaaaaaacaacgaaaaacttgaagaagttagtagaaaaagcgacgataaattcgaaaatgttgctaaaagatttgacgagacttctcaagtaattaaagaagtttgtagacagagcaacgagaaatttgaaagtgtttctcaagtaattaaagacgtttgtagacagaacgacgagaaatttgaagaggtttctagaacattcgataagatacagaaaagcgtagacgacagtaaagaaatgttagaagataagatcaaacaactagagactatggtaaccaatacgaaagtgctaccttcagttaatgcagtagttttggccgtagaagagaagatcaaagaattagagagcatgataaccgatacaaaagtacaaccatcagttaatgcagtagctttagatcttgtagtgaaggatgaaacaccgagagacgaaacatcgcatcatatgagatttaaattaccaccattcgatgggaagtcctcttggtccatataccttagacaattcgaagctattgcgaccgccaaccattggaccgaacaagaaaaggctgtttccttgactgctgctttgcgaggtgatgctgcagatatattaagatcaattcctaagggtcaagaaaaatgttaccagaccttgttcactcgtctagaaaaacgctatggagatgcccatctacaacaagtatacaaagcacaactgcgaagtagaagtcaacgagcaagtgagaatctgcaagaatttgaagcagatgtggctcgtgtggtgcggttggcttatccagaggtgccagacagcgttttagaagaaattgcagtagataccttcgtcaatgggctgaaagataatgaactacagaaagctttacgactagcaaggccgaaagttttagatgaagcacttgctattgccttggaacacgaagcagctagccaagcttcacgaaacaatcgagtaataaccgtggaaaaaggcgataagagaaaagatgaacgtttggtggaaatggtacggagggtgattcgtgacacgatgccgaagagacgcatgaagagggctggaagagttggttcaaatacagatgcttcctcgatacggccatgcagtgaaagttataatcaccggcttaaagtagatgaacagctttgccctgtgagacgaactaccgtcgttaatgagcaatggcagccacaacagttacaagaagcccaagaagacgatccatgtataaaaagagtattggattggatgcgtcgaggtgagagacccagttggcaaaacattagtgcatgtagtccggaagtcaaggcctactggagccaatggaattgcctgatactaaaagatgatcttctgtacagaacctttgagaacgatgatggtacagaatctaagcttcagttgattgtacctaaaagtaaagtgtcagaagtattgcgtcagttgcatgacggtacatcaggtggacactttggtattacgaagactctgcaaaaggttcgagaacggttctattgggtgaactgtaaagatgatgtaagaagatggtgccagaaatgtgaactgtgtgcatccggtaatggtccagttggtaaaaagagagcacccatgagacagtacaatgttggcagtcctatggaaagagtagcaatcgacattgcaggtccatttccagaaactgatgctggaaataaatacatcctggtagccatggattattttacgaaatggaccgaggcctatgcattaccaaatcaagaagctgctaccgttgcagaggtacttgttaaagaattcttcagccgatttggtgttcccttggagatccactccgaccaagggcgaaactttgagtcagctcttttccaaaacgtttgtaaattgattggtgtcaataagaccagaacaacacccctgcatcctcaatcagatgggatggtcgagaggatgatccgaacgatgggtaaacacttgtccaaagttgtatctgaacatcagcgagattgggaccaacacattcatttattcctgatggcctaccgctcggccgtaaatgaaactacaggtcaaacaccaacctgcctgatgttgggtcgtgaagttcggttgccctgcgacctagagtttggctgcggaccttccgaggaacatgttgcaggcgaagactacgttgaccgcctgaaattacgaatgaacaacattcatgaacttgcccgacaacacatccagatagccagtgacagaatgaaagatcaatatgattctcgatgcaagaatgaaagcttcgaagtaggtgatcttgtctggctttataatccgcaacgtcgtcgaggcttatgtcctaaactgcaaagacaatgggaaggtccatatgaagttaagaagaaaataaatgacgtaatatatagaattaagaagttgccaaacggtaaaccaaaagttattcatataaatcgtcttgcaccatatgctggctcaaatgaaacagaagaagcacgagtcctccagcaggagatgaaagatgtcgcacagccaagttttaatcaatttatgtcaaattacgcagcgagaaagagtgctagattcggcgtgaccacagaagttcagcgagatctgtttggtgttccagaaaacgtctctctggcccactgtgttgcccaagacctcgagatgactaaaggaatatcgtccgtattcaatagaaagttcggccgcctggacgagttaagaaatcagcagcctaaaattggaagagtactgcgattggaagatggtcctcgatctttgctgtatatggtgaccaggaagtcttatacggacacgccaagctacgagaacatatggcgtgctctaactaatttgaagaaaatggtctgtaattatgacatcaaagatttggctttaccaaaaattggccatgcagtagaaaatctggattggaagattgtgagaagcatgctggaagtgatcttcagagaaactggcgtacggattactgtgtgttgcatgaacccgaagatgtcatacccttcaaagacagtagactgttacttcttttctaggggtgtatgcagagctggagaatcctgtagattccgccatcctgggccatctagagttgctgatcgggacgctcagatcttaagaggggagcagtgtaacaaaataattattgacctaccctcgtataccagctcccgtcttaGCACAggcagaacactatcgatgtttcgagatacgccgatgcagcgccgatgacgtgcaagcggtcacatggacatagctggagatatatagatatttctggaatatctgtatcgcatatataaataggacatatttgtaaatagagttagtcttaagctaaagtttgtaaagtaaacttgtataaataaaaataaagtcgtatataaattacgaaccgctagttttattgtaattagaagtaattacagtaaataaccgctacaataccatacatatataaatttttttcttaatattgtcgtcatcttcatctcggaatatccataaaatgttaaatagcgaatgaattttaTTTTCCGCATTAAATCTGGTTAAACTGCTTATTATatgataatattaaatatttcccagcgaaatattgtgtcgggctcaaaattatcagtcgcatatactaggcccaggcaaatcatcaaaaaatctcaCAAGCTTTTtgcgccgtttttctttatttgatgtagaatagaatagaaatatgctttattgtcactgaaaattatacaattttatggacaaagcttagcATAGAGTCAGAGTCatgtaaattctggatttattccataattgctggtaactaatttagattcttcaacatagattcttctgattttttgtaaatcttctagaagccctgatatattgttaatctccatatccataccataattttatctgactgcactgtagtatttgactcctgtgatttattgctgttaaaattttaaacaaaatattgtaacaaaataattattgacctaccctcgtataccagctcccgtcttagcacagacagaacactatcgatgtttcgagatacgccgatgcagcgccgatgacgtgcaagcggtcacatggacatagctggagatatatagatatttctggaatatctgtatcgcatatataaataggacatatttgtaaatagagttagtcttaagctaaagtttgtaaagtaaacttgtataaataaataataaagtcgtatataaattacgaaccgctagtttgattgtaattagaagtaattacagtaaataaccgctacagtggtgttaacggtgtggagtgtaaataaatgaaaagtgaaaaaaagacttttgaactttattcgtcgggaataatcggagtgcgttaattgttcggtattcggaaagacttttgaactttattcgtcgggaataattgaagtgcgttgattgttcggtattcggaaagacttagacattttgaaaagtacgtgtgtgccgaccaaagatgttgctacaagaactgaccataaaacagctccgtgaacaattagaagagtacgaattagacagcagtgggtgcaagatagtcctacaagcacgactcaaggaagtcctaacgaagaacggagatgatccagagacgttccacttccagtcagcagaacaagtaatcttatcgaaattaaaaactgtttctgaaacgatctatgaaacttctagaagaagcgacgagaaacttgaagaagttagtagacagaacaacgagaaatttgaaagtgtttctcaaaagatcgatgaaacttctagacagaacaacgagaaatttgaaagtgtttctcaaaagatcgatgaaacttctagacagaacaacgagaaatttgaaagtgtttctcaaaagatcgatgaaacttctagaaaaagcgatgagaaatttgaaagtgtttctcaagtaataaaagacgtttgtagacagaccgacgagaaatttgaagaagtttccagaacattcgataagatacagaaaagtgtagacgacaataaagaaatgctagaagagaagatcaaacaactagagagcatgataactgatacaaaagtacaaccatcagttaatgcagtagctttagatcttgtagtgaaggatgagacaccgagagacgaaacatcgcatcatatgagatttaaattaccaccattcgatgggaagtcctcttggtccatataccttagacaattcgaagctattgcgaccgccaaccattggaccgaacaagaaaaggctgtttccttgactgctgctttgcgaggtgatgctgcagatatattaagatcaattcctaagggtcaagaaaaatgttaccagaccttgttcactcgtctagaaaaacgctatggagatgcccatctacaacaagtatacaaagcacaactgcgaagtagaagtcaacgagcaagtgagaatctgcaagaatttgaagcagatgtggctcgtgtggtgcggttggcttatccagaggtgccagacagcgttttagaagaaattgcagtagataccttcgtcaatgggctgaaagataatgaactacagaaagctttacgactagcaagaccgaaagttttagatgaagcacttgctattgccttggaacacgaagcagctagccaagcttcacgaaacaatcgagtaataaccgtggaaaaaggcgataagagaaaagatgaacgtttggtggaaatagtacggagggtgattcgtgacacgatgccgaagagacgcatgaagagggctggaagagttggttcaaatacagatgcttcctcgatacggccatgcagtgaaagttgtaatcaccggcttaaactagatgaacagctttgccctgtgagacgaactaccgtcgttaatgagcaatggcagccacaacagttacaagaagcccaagaagacgatccatgtataaaaagagtattggattggatgcgtcgaggtgagagacctagttggcaaaacattagtgcatgtagtccggaagtcaaggcctactggagccaatggaattgcctggtactaaaagatgatcttctgtacagaacctttgagaacgatgatggtacagaatctaagcttcagttaattgtacctaaaagtaaagtgtcagaagtattgcgtcagttgcatgacggtacatcaggtggacactttggtattacgaagactctgcaaaaggttcgagaacggttctattgggtgaactgtaaagatgatgtaagaagatggtgccagaaatgtgaactgtgtgcatccggtaatggtccagttggtaaaaagagagcacccatgagacagtacaatgttggaagtcctatggaaagagtagctatcgacattgcaggtccatttccagaaaccgatgctggaaataaatacatcctggtagccatggattattttacgaaatggaccgaggcctatgcattaccaaatcaagaagctgctaccgttgcagaggtacttgttaaagaattctttagccgatttggtgttcccttggagatccactccgaccaagggcgaaactttgagtcagctcttttccaaaacgtttgtaaattgattggtgccaataagaccagaacaacacccctgcatcctcaatcagatgggatggtcgagaggatgaaccgaacgatgggtaaacacttgtccaaagttgtatctgaacatcagcgagattgggaccaacacattcatttattcctgatggcctaccgctcggccgtaaatgaaactacaggtcaaacaccaacctgcctgatgttgggtcgtgaagttcggttgccctgcgacctagagtttggctgcggaccttccgaggaacatgttgcaggcgaagactacgttgaccgcctgaaattacgaatgaacaacattcatgaacttgcccgacaacacatccagatagccagtgacagaatgaaagatcaatatgattctcgatgcaagaatgaaagcttcgaagtaggtgatcttgtctggctttataatccgcaacgtcgtcgaggcttgtgtcctaaactgcaaagacaatgggaaggtccgtatgaagttaagaagaaaataaatgacgtaatatatagaattaagaagttgccaaacggtaaaccaaaagttattcacataaatcgtcttgcaccatatgctggctcaaatgaaacagaagaagcacgagtcctccaacaggagatgaaagatgtcgcacagccaagttttaatcaatttatgtcaaattacgcagaaagaaagagtgctagattcggcgtgaccacagaagttcagcaagatctgtttggtgttc is from Diabrotica virgifera virgifera chromosome 9, PGI_DIABVI_V3a and encodes:
- the LOC126892412 gene encoding uncharacterized protein LOC126892412 — encoded protein: MLLQELTIKQLREQLEEYELDSSGCKIVLQARLKDVLTKNGDDPETFHFQSAEQVILSKLKTVSETIDETSRKNNEKLEEVSRKSDDKFENVAKRFDETSQVIKEVCRQSNEKFESVSQVIKDVCRQNDEKFEEVSRTFDKIQKSVDDSKEMLEDKIKQLETMVTNTKVLPSVNAVVLAVEEKIKELESMITDTKVQPSVNAVALDLVVKDETPRDETSHHMRFKLPPFDGKSSWSIYLRQFEAIATANHWTEQEKAVSLTAALRGDAADILRSIPKGQEKCYQTLFTRLEKRYGDAHLQQVYKAQLRSRSQRASENLQEFEADVARVVRLAYPEVPDSVLEEIAVDTFVNGLKDNELQKALRLARPKVLDEALAIALEHEAASQASRNNRVITVEKGDKRKDERLVEMVRRVIRDTMPKRRMKRAGRVGSNTDASSIRPCSESYNHRLKVDEQLCPVRRTTVVNEQWQPQQLQEAQEDDPCIKRVLDWMRRGERPSWQNISACSPEVKAYWSQWNCLILKDDLLYRTFENDDGTESKLQLIVPKSKVSEVLRQLHDGTSGGHFGITKTLQKVRERFYWVNCKDDVRRWCQKCELCASGNGPVGKKRAPMRQYNVGSPMERVAIDIAGPFPETDAGNKYILVAMDYFTKWTEAYALPNQEAATVAEVLVKEFFSRFGVPLEIHSDQGRNFESALFQNVCKLIGANKTRTTPLHPQSDGMVERMNRTMGKHLSKVVSEHQRDWDQHIHLFLMAYRSAVNETTGQTPTCLMLGREVRLPCDLEFGCGPSEEHVAGEDYVDRLKLRMNNIHELARQHIQIASDRMKDQYDSRCKNESFEVGDLVWLYNPQRRRGLCPKLQRQWEGPYEVKKKINDVIYRIKKLPNGKPKVIHINRLAPYAGSNETEEARVLQQEMKDVAQPSFNQFMSNYAERKSARFGVTTEVQQDLFGVPENVSLAHCVAQDLEMTKGISSVFNRKFGRLDELRNQQPKIGRVLRLEDGPRSLLYIVTRKSYTDTPSYENIWRALTNLKKMVCNYDIKDLALPKIGHAVENLDWKIVRSMLEVIFRETGVRITVCCMNPKMSYPSKTVDCYFFSRGVCRAGESCRFRHPGPSRVADRDAQILRGEQCNKIIIDLPSYTSSRLSTDRTLSMFRDTPMQRR